A stretch of Vigna angularis cultivar LongXiaoDou No.4 chromosome 4, ASM1680809v1, whole genome shotgun sequence DNA encodes these proteins:
- the LOC108331763 gene encoding CBL-interacting serine/threonine-protein kinase 23: MTSCSGQGSSGSSRTRVGKYELGRTLGEGNFAKVKFARHVESRENVAIKILDKEKVLKHKMIDQIKREISTMKLIRHPNVIRMHEVMASKTKIYIVLEFVTGGELFDKIARSGRLKEDEARKYFQQLICAVDYCHSRGVFHRDLKPENLLLDANGVLKVSDFGLSALPQQVREDGLLHTTCGTPNYVAPEVIHNKGYDGAKADLWSCGVILFVLMAGYLPFEETNLTALYKKIYKAEFTSPPWFSSSAKKLINRILDPNPATRITFAEVVENDWFKKGYKPPVFEQPAVSLDDVNSIFSESLDSKNLVVERREEEGHVAPVTMNAFELISKSQGLNLSSLFEKQMGLVKRETRFTSKCSADEIISEIEKAAGPLGFDVKKNNCKLKIQGEKTGRKGHLSVATEILEVAPSLYMVELRKSQGDTLEFHKFYKNLATGLKDIVWKAEPIDGGKDGGKDEGKDGGKDGAKPSK, translated from the exons ATGACGTCATGTTCGGGTCAGGGCAGCAGCGGGAGCAGCAGGACCCGTGTGGGGAAGTACGAGTTGGGTCGGACCCTGGGTGAGGGCAATTTCGCCAAGGTGAAGTTCGCTAGGCACGTGGAAAGCAGAGAGAACGTGGCCATCAAGATTCTCGACAAGGAGAAAGTTCTCAAGCACAAAATGATTGACCAG ATAAAACGGGAAATATCCACAATGAAACTTATTAGACATCCAAATGTCATACGTATGCATGAG GTAATGGCTAGCAAAACAAAGATATACATTGTATTGGAATTTGTTACTGGTGGAGAGCTGTTTGATAAAATT GCACGCAGCGGGAGGttgaaagaagatgaagcaagaaaatattttcaacagCTTATATGTGCTGTGGATTACTGCCATAGTAGAGGTGTTTTTCATAGAGACTTAAAG CCTGAGAATTTGTTGCTGGATGCTAATGGAGTGCTTAAAGTATCAGATTTTGGATTGAGTGCATTGCCTCAACAAGTTCGG GAAGATGGGCTACTTCACACAACATGCGGTACGCCAAATTATGTTGCCCCAGAG GTGATTCACAACAAAGGTTATGATGGTGCAAAGGCAGATCTGTGGTCATGTGGTGTTATTCTCTTTGTTTTAATGGCAGGCTATTTGCCCTTTGAAGAAACCAATCTAACGGCTTTATATAAAAAG ATTTACAAGGCTGAGTTCACGTCTCCTCCATGGTTCTCTTCAAGTGCAAAGAAACTAATCAACAGAATACTTGATCCAAATCCTGCCACT AGGATTACATTTGCTGAGGTCGTTGAGAATGATTGGTTCAAGAAGGGATATAAGCCTCCCGTATTTGAACAGCCTGCTGTTAGTCTTGATGATGTAAATTCTATTTTCAGCGAATCTTTG GATTCGAAAAATCTTGTAGTTGAGAGGCGTGAAGAGGAGGGGCATGTGGCACCAGTGACAATGAATGCCTTTGAGCTTATATCTAAATCTCAAGGTCTCAACCTTAGTAGTCTGTTTGAGAAGCAAATG GGACTTGTTAAAAGGGAAACACGATTCACTTCCAAATGTTcagcagatgaaataatttCAGAAATTGAGAAAGCTGCAGGACCCCTGGGTTTTGATGTTAAGAAGAACAACTgtaag TTAAAGATTCAAGGGGAAAAGACTGGACGGAAAGGTCATCTGTCTGTAGCCACTGAG ATCTTAGAGGTAGCCCCTTCGCTATACATGGTTGAGCTGCGTAAGTCTCAAGGAGATACTCTGGAATTTCACAAG TTCTACAAAAATCTTGCTACTGGACTGAAAGACATTGTTTGGAAAGCTGAGCCTATCGATGGAGGAAAGGACGGAGGAAAAGATGAAGGAAAGGATGGAGGAAAGGATG GTGCCAAACCATCAAAATAA